From Brassica rapa cultivar Chiifu-401-42 chromosome A06, CAAS_Brap_v3.01, whole genome shotgun sequence:
tctatttttgagTGAAATATAGAAGAAATTATAGAGTgtgattggagatggtcttactatattgaaaagaagaaaacaagggAGCAAAATCCAGCTATCATCCACGATCCTCGTTCAGCATAAAGTAATAAACTAATCTAACCAATAAATAGTTAATTGAATCTAGTGTAATCGTAAACGTGCACGCATATCTCTCGCCCAATCCCCAAACAATTACTACTATACTACTTTAAtccatatattattaaaaagatacgaaatgattataaaaatggaagaagaagaagaagctcagcaatttgtttaagaaaaaaacgaGGAGTTTACCTTTGCAGTCGAATAAAAGTGTGACTGACTTATTtgatgtgattttttaaaaggaCGGTTTCCTCGGAAGTGTAAACACgttagaaatttcaaaaattcaTAAGTTTCTGTGGAAAAGTTCcgattcaaaattattttttcaaaatgacCGAGAGAACAAGAAGTCCTTGTGGTGTGTTATCATTTTTCTCTCATGTGTTACATGAACAACGTGAACTCCTTATACTGACCATAACATTATATTGTATGCATGTAGTAAAAATCTATAACCATGTATGTTTCATACATAAGCTAAACACGAGATATTGACATATATGATGTAGTTCTCGCCTCGCAGACAGATATTAGTAATAATGGTGTAGAGAATGTAACTTCAAATTCAACGAGAACTCAACTCACTGAATGTTTGAAGAGTAGTGGCTGCTACTTCATATTTCTATTATGTTTCATAAGGAAATAACTGGTCTAGTGATCTTGCAAACAACGGTGTTATGGTTCTTTGGAAGATGATGAGATCAAATATGTAAGATTTTTACCAAAGCATACAAGAGGAGAGCATGGATAAAGAGAGCCACACAAGCATAAGTTATTTGTTTGATCTAGATTTGCTCTCTAGATTTGTCTTGTCTCTTGACGGTTTAGTGTTCTTAGATTTGTATTACAACCTTGTATAATTCTCGAATGGGTTAGTGTTAAAaagatataaattatttgtttgttcttcaaaataaaataatgaaaaaacattttaaaactaaaggGTAAATTGATGATACAGTGATGacaaaatttataagaaaaaaggaataaaacagaagaaagagagaagcACATCTGAGGATCAAAGACAGGGGAAGCAGCAAAGGAAGTGAAGCGAAAACGAAGATGAAGGCGTTAGGGTATTGGTTAATGGTGGTTGGTTCGCTGAGATTAgcttcggtttggttcggtttcttCAACATTTGGGCTCTTCGTCTCGCCGTCTTCTCTCAAACCACCAGTTCTGTtctctctccctccctccctccctccctttTAATCTCCATTTCGATTCCAATGTCTTTTGATCCTAGTCTAGTGGGTGTTGTTTCACATAAGAATCTATAGGATACTTGAGATTTTGTTATATCAAATTGACTTGCTTAGTCTCTTGAGATTCTAGTCATACTTGGTCACTAGTGGCTATGGAGGTGCGTTTATTGTTCCAAGGAGGAATGATATTGTGTCTGCCAATACGGATCCAATTTGGGATGATCCCTAAGCTATAAAGAATTTGGAACTTGTTAGATCAATGGGTTTGTAGCTCACAAGTCAACTAAGAAGGAAAGTCTGAATCTTTGAACATATTCATCATCtttctagtttttttattttattttgcttatTCATGTTCCTTTGATTGCAAAGTTGAGGTAGTTTGGATCGAAAGCAACACATGCGCAGATTCACTAATTGCTTCAGGGCACGAGCAAAGTGTATGTATATGTTAATTCTTTAGGCTAATAGTCTATGTCATGTCATGTCTATTTGTTTATGTCTCCAAGATTGGTCTTCCGTGCAAGTTGAGATTATATAACTTTATAGATTTATCTTCGTTTGGGACCCGATAATTTGTTCCAGCTTCTAGGAAGCTATATTGATGTCAATGGTTAGCTGTTTAAATCTGTTCTATCGCGCTAGTTATGACAACTTGTAGGATTCTTTATTATATCAAAAAGTTTTGTAGCTGTTGTGTTGTGTGTTGATTTCATTAAGTTCAACCTAGGGAGTAACTTTATAGAGAACAATCTTTGTTTCCGGTCTATATGTCTCAGTGGATCATGTTCATTGAACCTCTGCGCCTATGAACCTTTATGAGAAAGGTTCAGTTTCATATGACGCATGCTTGGTGCTTTGGGTTTTTTTAGACAGAATATGTAGGAAAAGAGAGACTAGTAGTAAACCAAAGCAACATATCCGAGAAAGATAAGCAATGTTATTAACTCTTGTACAATTCCTTGGTGATGCAACTTTGGTAGGAAGTGGACCACCATGCCTATAAATCAGGAAGGAGGGAAGTATGTAGATTATAGAATTGGCTGGTTTTGATTACAGTACAGAATCCAATGCACAATCATTTTTTCTTGTGGGATAAGTATGcacttttttcttaaaatactgTTGAAGTAAATCAATGACCAAGTGAAGTGTATCAGATGCTGTAGATGTATTAGAACAGAAGCAACTTGATGTGTGTCGTTTCCTTTGTAATTTGTGATGCATGATTTCTGCAAAGGGATTGTGTTACGGAACATTGTTTTCATGTGATTGTAAGTAAGGTCACCCAAGTGTTTAGTTTATTGTttcttgtaacaaaaaaaatatagtaacaATTTTGCATCATCTgaggaaacaaaaaaagtttatttatcCAGAAAAGACTGATTCACATAGTTGAAGTCTCTAACTTTAGGCTTCCTATGGCTCCTTATGGTTTACAGTAATAGTCCCGTCCTCATGACTCAAGATGTTCTTTCGTCTGTTTTAACTGTTTTACAGTGAGTGAAGTTCATGGACGTACGTTCGGAGTATGGACACTCTTGACATGCACTCTCTGCTTTCTTTGTGCATTCAACCCCGAAAATAAACCGTTATACTTGGCTACCTTTCTCTCATTCATCTACGCCTTAGGCCATTTCCTGACTGAGTACCTCTTCTACCATACAATGACCGTCGCCAATCTCTCAACCGTGGCCTTCTTCGCAGGTATGGCTTGTGGAAATCACCAGACATTACATCACCCACTCTTGTATTCAATCAGTTAATGTAGGTTGCGTTCATTGTGTGAATGATCCCAATACTGCGTTTATTTTTGATGTATGTAACAGGCACGTCGATTGTGTGGATGCTCTGGGAGTGGAATTCCCTTGAACAACCGCACTCCAAACTttcttgacttttttttttcttttcaagaaGACATGTAACTGGGTCTTTCTTCTTTGAAACTTTTTTAAGAGTTGGAATCATCTCCGGCTTTTTGCTCGGATTCCTAGAGCTGTTGTGATCTATATATTTCATCTTCCTATCTTTGATAGTCTCAAGGAGACTTGTAGGACTTGTTATCTTCTAATAAACCTGACTCAAATTTTTCAATCATGTATTGTATGACATCTGCTACAGCTgaattgacttttttttttttcaaatttgagcATGAATGACTAATGGTATTATGAGGATGAACACTAGCCTGAATGGTATTGTGAGCGATAAATCTTTGAACGGTTCCTCTAAAACTAGCATCAAGTTTAGAGGTTGTTACACAGTGGAAGTTGTTAGTTGGGAGAGTAATTATGTGAAGaactttgttgttgttgttttttttgttttttctgatAGGGCATTCAAAGCCTTTGTAGATCTTTGAATTTATACACACACTTGATAAGTAGAGTTGAGAATGCATTTTCTGTCGTATAGACTATATAGACAGTGGTAAGATACATGCCCTTATCTTCGTATGTCTTGCGCAAGATGAATTTACTATAATGATTTCTCTTCATTATTATTCGTTACTTGCAGCCCCCAAAGAACTCAAATGCTTCAAAACCCAAGTCAAGACAGTACTATAcataattcataaatatttaaagtgTGATTTGAAAGTACTTCTTAGCGATAATAAAGTAGAGTAAGATATATTTCTGCTAAGTTACTCTACTTTTACCCAATTAAGCAAAACTTGTTTTCAGcctatttttctttgttttcagcctatttttcttttcttttttccattcttcaacttctttttttcatttttactccACTGAATACCAATCACAGCCTAGATATATTGGTCCACGAATTTACAACggttgtgaaaataaaataaaaatatatgggTTTAGCTAAGGTTAACAGATGGATAAATGATTTGGATGGTTTTTTGGAACACAACTTtcattaaatttaaattcaagGATTACAAAGGCAAGAGATAGTTAAACATCCTCACATCAGCTATAGCAAAGGAAATTAAGTTTTGGATGGTTTTACAAAATCAATTTTACAAGTTGACACGCAAAGTTTATATGtatcaaaatatttcattttcgtATCTCACATCCTTTTCAGTCATCTCACCAAACTTCGCTAATTTTAGTATGCTTAGGTTAAATCACATACTAATATTTCTTATTAAGTAAATAACTTGTATAGTGGATCTTGTCAAATCAGTAGTATAATACATCGGATCTGTAGTTTGATTATTAATTACTAGATTATACAATTAGCTATAGTTCAAAAGTATCAGTCATACAAATTAATCAAATGCTAAACCTCCAAATATCCAACTTTTAAAGAAAAATCTCTTAAGTAATCGCAGGCAGTGGATCAAAAAATATCATCCGTTAGTTGAGTAAATGTTACTAATAAGAGCATCGCGAAGGATACATACCACCTACAATCTCATACTTGTCCAACTTCTCTGCATCTACCGTGTAGATATTCAAAATTGGCGAACTCTTGCAACCACCCATATATGCAAACTTTCGACAATATTGTATCGAAAATGAAGAGACAAGAATATAAATTGGATGGCCTCAGTAGTATATAGCATTATCAAAAATagaatatgaaaataaacacATTTAATTGATGAAAGGAACTAAAAGTTGGTATACATTTAGTTCCCCATTGATATTTTACGTGACATGATAGAGTCAAGGCTCAACTGTAACCACACTTTTTCAGTTTCTCGCTGTTAGGACAACAAATTGAATACCATCCAGACCAAAGCACAAGTTCACGACATATCTTTCTAAGGTACATTGGTGGTAATGGTAAAGAAAAGTGGTTTCACAAAGTTAGTATAAATACAAGTACTAATAGCACTAAACGTTATAGTTGTAAATTTCTCTATTGTCCTCTACTCTCTCTATATTTATACCAATGTTCatgtcttctcttctctctccctCTTTGTAGTATCACGAATATTTTCTTCAATGTCAGCACAAGCTCATTATTCTTTTTCTATAACCTCTAAAAAATAGAATCGTACAAAAACAATTTATCTTAAGAGTTTCAGTTTGGTGAACAACAAGCTCATACAACATTTGTCATGGCTCTTCGCTGCTTATCTCAATCTTCAACAGCTTTCTCTTATCTCTCTAAGGTTTGTATCAATATCaaattattttgttgttgtttccttCCTGTATAAAAAAGAAGAGTATACAGAACCAAAAAGACCTTACTGTTCTTTTGATATCACGACAATATGGAAAGAGACAAATTACAGATGGAAAACgttgtctttgtttttttaCGGGGTATTCATGGTCTATGGAAGAGTTCACACTAATCTTTAAACCGGAAGTATAACACACGGATGGATTTTCTTTTTGGATATTCAAATGAGATCCAAAGTATGGTTTTATATCGGTTTAACTACACGACTTTAGTCTCGTGAAATTTTATTtgaacatataaaaaaagaaaaaaaaaatactttttctaCTAAACGTTTTGcctatgttttttattttaatttttatgattaagaattttcttttttggataacaaccaatatatatatataaattatctttttgctttataaaatatatttttttttgcttaatatatatattaagtgttTCGCCCGTATATACATACATAATTATCTCAAAGTtacttattaatatatatatatatataccaattcAAAACTATcatgataaattatttttattctctaATAAAGTTTAAACCgaatatcaaattatttataaaaaaattcataagcTCGTTATTGCCTTAAACTGAATACCATCTAGACCAAAGCACAAGTTCACGACATATCTTTCACGGTACTTTGGTGGTAAGGGTAAAGAAAAGTTATGGTTTCACAAAGCTACTATAAATACAAGTACTAGTAGCAGTAAACATAGTTGTAATTGCCTctactcttctcttctctctccctCTTAATTTGTAGTTTCTCGAATATTTTCTTCTGAGTATGCACAAGCTCATCATTCATTTTCTATAACCTCTGAAAATAGAATCATACAATAACATTTATCTTAAGAGTTTCAGTTTGGTGCATACAAAGCTCATACAACATTCTTCATGGCTCTTCGCTGCTTATCTGAATCTTCAACAATTTTGTTTTATCTCTCTAGCGTTTGTacttttactttaaaaaaacgTTTGTACGATCGTCGAATAAAAAACGTTATACTCTTATTAAcctttaacaaaacaaaaaggatTCTATATCTTCTTTTCTATACAAGAAGGAAACAACTACAACATATTTTGCAATTTGTATTTAAGTTTTCTAGTAATTAAAAAGAGATTTGGTTTCCTTTACGCTCACGCGCGCGTTTGATATGTAAATGAAACAATACAGATCTGTGGATTTCGTATGCATGGGACTAAGGCAGCAGTTTCTGTTGTAGAAGAACATGTCTCGGAGATGGTGGGGACAGGACGGTAATTACCAATTCGAATGCAACAACGTTTGTcctaaaaatacaaagattacaaaaaattatcagtatttttctaatattatttaatatataattagataTAACTGCACCAACCATAaataagtttatataatttgattgatcacactatatccaataaatataaaaattatttagaaatgtgAAATcacttatattttgaaacaaaaattatcattcaaaatatttatatcatgAAACATAAAAAGATTGAGTAATAAATAAGAGAAAAATAACATAAAGTAAAAGGCAAAAATTAGATGCTAAAAGTGTACTCTCCTAGTTAAATTGAATTTTGTGTGACCTCAAGCTACCCGGTCATCAGTGTCATTGGTTCAATAGTTAAAGGCTTAAAGTTCAACCCACTCTTTCAGAAGGACTAAGAATTAAAgtttgcaacaaaaaaaaaaaaaaacttaaatccaAGGTTGTGTTTGGTTTAAAGTCTAAGATTATTCTACTACGTGCAGTTGCGATTTATAGTTGTACAATGCATAAAATAGTAATTCAATATGTCAAAATATATAGTCATTTTTAAACTTAAATGTGACATGATAAAAGGAAAAGATATTGTTTGCAACTTATTTTTATATACGTTTACTTTTGAtgtttaaagaaataaaaagaatatttactAGCCAAAAAGTAACTTATCTCGCAGTGAGGATGAAGAGTATGCTGATGTGGATTGGGACAACCTCGGATTCAGTCTTGTACGGACAGATTACATGTTTGCCACCAGAAGTTCCGGAGAAGGAAACTTCGAACAAGGTTGCCTTAGCCGTTACGGCAACATCGAGCTCAACCCTGCTGCTGGAATTCTCAACTACGGCCAGGCAAAAGCTTCAAAACACGTCCCAAAAACTCACAATAATTCATCACATAATAAGCAAATTTTCTGGTGGATTTTGCAGGGACTAATCGAGGGGATGAAAGCGTACAGAGGAGAAAATGGTAGGGTTCTTCTCTTTCGTCCAGAGTTAAATGCGATGCGTATGAAGAAAGGAGCAGAGAGAATGTGTATGCATTCTCCCTCTGTTCAACAATTTATTGAAGGTGTTAAGCAGACTGTTCTTGCAAACAGACGCTGGGTAAAACattcaatatttgtttttatcctCATATCGGTCATGAGATTTTAGGGTTATAGATAATTTAATAAGATTgtggaaacaaatatattttaatataaatttggaGAAGTATGTGTTTATGCaaattatttcttatattttgaagGTTATATTTCAATATTTCAATTTAcatatctttggttttgttgtCTTAAATGTCAAGCTTTTTTGCATTAGGTTCCTCCTCCTGGAAAAGGCTCCTTGTATCTCAGACCATTGTTGTTTGGAAGTGGAGCAAGCTTGGGTTTGTCTGCAGCATCAGAGTTTACGTTTCTTGTGTTTGGTTCTCCTGTTCAAAACTATTTTAAAGTTAGTGCTGTCAAAGATCTTTTTCTTCGTTTTTCAAGCAAAAGATCAATCTTGATTTTGAATTTGATTGCTTGTACAGGAAGGTACATCAGCACTGGATCTCTACGTTGAGGAGGTGATTCCACGCGCGTATATTGGAGGGAGTGGTGGCGTTAAGGCCATTTCTAATTACGGTCCAGTAAGTTAAAACACTATCAAGTCATGGTTTCAAGTACTAAAGTGAGTGAGTCTTGTGTTGTGGTAATAAATTGTAATAAAAAAGGTGCTTGAAGTGATGAGAAGAGCAAAAGCGAGAGGGTTTTCCGATGTATTGTATCTGGACGCAGAAACTAAGAAGAACATAGAGGAAGTTTCTGCTTCTAATATATTCCTTGTAAAGGTAAGAGGAAACTCTTTTGTAAGAAACAAGTTGAATGCTTCTTTTGTAATGTAAAAATTATGAAGTTTCTTGAGTCTTTTTCAGGGGAATACAATAGTGACTCCAGCTACTAACGGGACGATTCTCGGAGGGATCACACGAAAGAGCGTAATCGAAATTGCTATTGATCTTGGTTACAAGGTTAGTTTCATTCCACAGCTTTGTTCCTCTTGAGGTAAAACAGAGCACCTAAACACTCAGTTTCAGTttatttaatgtaattttacataatcaaatataaattttgacttaagtaatgtaaataataaatcaaataaatacaGTTAATCACAGAAAACTTACTTGGAATCAAAGAAACAGTGTGTCTACTTCTCTGTTTCCTACTTTGTTGCAACTCTTCTGTTCTGTAATGTACAGGTGGAAGAACGAGTAGTTCCGGTAGAAGAACTGAAGGAAGCAGAAGAAGTTTTCTGCACTGGAACTGCCACCGGAGTTGTTTCTGTTGGGAGCATCACGTATCAGAACACCaggtctcttcttcttcttcttcacataCATGATGAATATAgtatatatgtacatatgtaGATGCTTATAATTATACACTTATCTATTAATTTATCTGCAGGACTGAGTACAAAGTTGGAGATGGGCTTGTAACGCAGCAACTTCGATCTATTCTTGTCGGAATACAAACTGGTTCTATCCAAGACACTAAGAACTGGGTGTTGGAGATAGATTAATTTCagagaaaaataaatcaattgTTATGTTGCACTCACTCTTTGATGTATCAAAAGATTTGGAACTCTCAAAATGGTTGTTGTCACATTTCGTGCATCCCTTCATTTATAAGGTACAATAGTATCAGATAAATTACCTCGGCTTACCTTTTGGATGTAATAACTGCAAACATTTGATGTCGCCAAAACGCGGCCCAAAATCCTGTAATTGAAAAGCCTAAATAGACCAGCAACGGCCCAATTAAAAGTACCGTTCAGAAACCCTTACAATTTGGGTCGGTTTTGATTGATCACAATTTGCCATTCCAAGAATACACTGACTTTTTTGGAAGCGCctgcgaagaagaagaaaaagaccaGTCTTTTAGTCAAGATAagacggttcttagtttttcttaaattttaattaagaaaagttAAGGAccgttttttaaataaaaaatataaaaatcatttcTTAACCGAAAAAtgtcaaattataaattaaaaacctCAACTAATAGACCGGAATTAATTATGCCCTAAGATTATCATCAAGGTTGAAGACCAACAAGCCTACAGCCTTTCATGAATTAAGGTCTTCTTGGTGAATATTtcttaaacttattttttttgttcacaaaatattttcttaaacataTTCAACTTTTCGTGAGACATGTCTAATCACCTTTGAATCATACCCACTTAAACGTAATTCTACgttttcaccttttttttttggtttgtcgAACGCTAAGTTTGTCGaactttttttgtaaacttccTGTTAGTTTCTTTGATTAGATATGACAAATAGGATTCAAATGTTTTGTCAAAGAAAATAGGATCTTATGAAAAGTAAACGAAGGGGTGAGACGAAGACATTTTTGATACCACCACTATATGGACAGGGACACGTGACGTAGAAAAAGGCTATTTCTCTGACGTGGCTCTCAGTCTCCACTAGCTTTCGTATTTATCTCCcaattcatataatcatattataAAACACTGAACCATTTGAAAATTCTACGGGCTATAAAAAGGTTGAATATACAAATGGTAATGGACGAAGACGTTGGAAAGACGAATGATGTGGAGAGGACACAACGAACGGAGGTTGTTTATCCGACAAAAACATCTGCATCTGACGTGGCTATCACTTCTCAAGTTCCCCTCCCCTCCTAATCTTTGGAGCTCCCATCAAGGAAACTGTAATCGAAATTTTGTCTTTTGAAGGTAATCTATTTTACTACTGTATGTGCACAAAAGAAACGGGCCAAATAACAATCCAGACAACGCAATTAATGAGTGTTTTGACTACTATGTCATTGAAATGATCCCTCCATATACAACATACAAAAGCTAATTATTATCATTGGATCGAGAATTATAATAGGCTAATTAATCACTTGTAAACAATTCAAAAATAGGATTTTCTCGTTTGAAGATACACcacatatttttcttttctttcatcCTTCACTTACCACCATTAAAACGAAACAAGAACAAAGCTCCGTTAATTTCGTTAAAAGTCTAGTTTCAGAGAGAGACGTCTGGATCTAGAAATGGATCTTATCAGGTAGATAAACACAAGTGACAAAGCAAAGGAAAAAAAGTcataataaacattaaaaaaaacaagataagaactcttactaccaattggtaagaaaataaaacaaatcacaaaCGTTTTCCAGATAAAAGCAGACACACTTCACATAAGCTTCGCAATTACTTACGTGTTGGATACTTAATTTAACACTGTTCTTGGTGGTTTCTTCACcttttcttttttggtaaaaatcatttaaaaaaaaaaaaactttctctCTTTATCTTTGTTTCCACTTTATTGGATCAACAGAATCATCTTTTCACCACCAAAGACAAAGGCTCTGTGATTGTGAAGATGAACAAAACAATCTCATCTCTGCGCAAAAGTCTGGTGTTACCTCTTCATGTACATATTCGCACGGTATAAAGTCTTATCCAGACAAAACTCAACATCTCAGAtgcatatatatttgtttaacgtctttatttattatttttttccagCTACAATCTTTTTCTAAGTACAACGCACAAGCTGCATCAGCGTTGCAAGAGGAGCGTAAGAAACCTACTTATCAGTAAGTTTGCATCCAACTCATGTAAATATTCACTATCATTACATTAGAAAATCTCTGTTTCACAatccttgtttctatttttttttaatgtagagATGATAATGAGTATGCTGATATGGATTGGGATAATCTCGGGTTTGGTCTAACTCCAGCTGATTACATGTACGTCATGAAATGCTCAAAAGACGGTGAGTTCACTAAAGGTGAACTTAGTCGCTTTGGTAATATTCAGCTAAGTCCTTCTGCTGGAGTCTTAAACTATGGACAGGTAAAGACTCTTGTAACCACAAAACGCTTCTTGATTTTTCTCTGAACTATCTACTAATCAGTGGACTATTCACAGGCGATATATGAAGGTACAAAAGTATACAGGAAAGAAAACGGGAAGCTTCTTTTGTTTCGACCTGATCACAACGCTGTCCGAATGCAGCTTGGAGCTGAACGGATGCTCATGCCTTCTCCTTCTGTTGATCAGTTTGTTGATGCAGTTAAACAAACCGCTTTTGCAAATAAACGTTGGGTACAAAACGCTTTCTTTGTAAACAAACATATTCTCTGAAGAGGTTTCTTTTGAGGATGTGAGTgagtttttgtgtgttttggaCTTTGGTTAGGTTCCTCCTTCAGGGAAAGGGTCTTTGTACATTAGACCTCTGTTGATGGGAAGTGGTCCAGTTCTTGGTTTAGCACCGGCACCTGAATATACATTCATTATCTATGCATCTCCTGTTGGTAACTACTTCAAGGTATCTTTATATACATATCCTTTCTTTTTAAGCTTTTCTTTAGTGACAATAGAACGATTGGTGACTAGGGGTCGTTAGCTCAACTGGAAAGGACTATGGCCATTGCGCATCAGTTCGAGTGACCGTTGGGACGAAACTAATATTAGATGTTGTAGTTTCGGGCTTAGGGGATTACGAGCTTctggtatttatttattttttaaaatagaacaATTGGTGAGTCTTTTCTCTACTGGTTTTATAGGAAGGTACCGCTGCTCTTAACCTCTATGTAGAGGAAGAGTATGTCCGTGCAGCTCCTGGTGGAGCTGGAGGAGTCAAGAGCATCACAAACTATGCCCCGGTAAGTATAAAAACCCACTTACTTTCAAAAAGACAACAAGTTTTGATAAGCCATGTGGTGTAGGTTTTGAAAGCACTAAGCAGAGCCAAGAGCCGTGGGTTTTCAGACATTCTTTATCTAGACGCTGTAAAGAAGAAGTATCTTGAGGAGGCTTCTTCTTGCAACGTCTTTGTTGTAAAGGTAAACATATAACATATACTGTGAACTCTATTTTGCTGTATCTTTCCTAATATCACTACTTCAGGGTCGGACAATCTC
This genomic window contains:
- the LOC103871785 gene encoding branched-chain-amino-acid aminotransferase 1, mitochondrial isoform X3; amino-acid sequence: MHGTKAAVSVVEEHVSEMVGTGREDEEYADVDWDNLGFSLVRTDYMFATRSSGEGNFEQGCLSRYGNIELNPAAGILNYGQGLIEGMKAYRGENGRVLLFRPELNAMRMKKGAERMCMHSPSVQQFIEGVKQTVLANRRWVPPPGKGSLYLRPLLFGSGASLGLSAASEFTFLVFGSPVQNYFKEGTSALDLYVEEVIPRAYIGGSGGVKAISNYGPVLEVMRRAKARGFSDVLYLDAETKKNIEEVSASNIFLVKGNTIVTPATNGTILGGITRKSVIEIAIDLGYKVEERVVPVEELKEAEEVFCTGTATGVVSVGSITYQNTRTEYKVGDGLVTQQLRSILVGIQTGSIQDTKNWVLEID
- the LOC103871784 gene encoding ergosterol biosynthetic protein 28 isoform X2 yields the protein MISAKGLCYGTLFSCDLSEVHGRTFGVWTLLTCTLCFLCAFNPENKPLYLATFLSFIYALGHFLTEYLFYHTMTVANLSTVAFFAGTSIVWMLWEWNSLEQPHSKLS
- the LOC103871785 gene encoding branched-chain-amino-acid aminotransferase 1, mitochondrial isoform X1; translated protein: MALRCLSQSSTAFSYLSKICGFRMHGTKAAVSVVEEHVSEMVGTGREDEEYADVDWDNLGFSLVRTDYMFATRSSGEGNFEQGCLSRYGNIELNPAAGILNYGQGLIEGMKAYRGENGRVLLFRPELNAMRMKKGAERMCMHSPSVQQFIEGVKQTVLANRRWVPPPGKGSLYLRPLLFGSGASLGLSAASEFTFLVFGSPVQNYFKEGTSALDLYVEEVIPRAYIGGSGGVKAISNYGPVLEVMRRAKARGFSDVLYLDAETKKNIEEVSASNIFLVKGNTIVTPATNGTILGGITRKSVIEIAIDLGYKVEERVVPVEELKEAEEVFCTGTATGVVSVGSITYQNTRTEYKVGDGLVTQQLRSILVGIQTGSIQDTKNWVLEID
- the LOC103871787 gene encoding branched-chain-amino-acid aminotransferase 2, chloroplastic codes for the protein MNKTISSLRKSLVLPLHVHIRTLQSFSKYNAQAASALQEERKKPTYQDDNEYADMDWDNLGFGLTPADYMYVMKCSKDGEFTKGELSRFGNIQLSPSAGVLNYGQAIYEGTKVYRKENGKLLLFRPDHNAVRMQLGAERMLMPSPSVDQFVDAVKQTAFANKRWVPPSGKGSLYIRPLLMGSGPVLGLAPAPEYTFIIYASPVGNYFKEGTAALNLYVEEEYVRAAPGGAGGVKSITNYAPVLKALSRAKSRGFSDILYLDAVKKKYLEEASSCNVFVVKGRTISTPATNGTILEGITRKSVMEIASDQGYKVVEKAVHVDEVMDADEVFCTGTAVGVAPVGTITYQDKRIRYETGDESVCQKLRSVLVGIQTGTIEDTKGWVTCIN
- the LOC103871785 gene encoding branched-chain-amino-acid aminotransferase 1, mitochondrial isoform X2, yielding MALRCLSESSTILFYLSSICGFRMHGTKAAVSVVEEHVSEMVGTGREDEEYADVDWDNLGFSLVRTDYMFATRSSGEGNFEQGCLSRYGNIELNPAAGILNYGQGLIEGMKAYRGENGRVLLFRPELNAMRMKKGAERMCMHSPSVQQFIEGVKQTVLANRRWVPPPGKGSLYLRPLLFGSGASLGLSAASEFTFLVFGSPVQNYFKEGTSALDLYVEEVIPRAYIGGSGGVKAISNYGPVLEVMRRAKARGFSDVLYLDAETKKNIEEVSASNIFLVKGNTIVTPATNGTILGGITRKSVIEIAIDLGYKVEERVVPVEELKEAEEVFCTGTATGVVSVGSITYQNTRTEYKVGDGLVTQQLRSILVGIQTGSIQDTKNWVLEID
- the LOC103871784 gene encoding ergosterol biosynthetic protein 28 isoform X3 is translated as MRRFTNCFRARAKLSEVHGRTFGVWTLLTCTLCFLCAFNPENKPLYLATFLSFIYALGHFLTEYLFYHTMTVANLSTVAFFAGTSIVWMLWEWNSLEQPHSKLS
- the LOC103871785 gene encoding branched-chain-amino-acid aminotransferase 1, mitochondrial isoform X4 — encoded protein: MFATRSSGEGNFEQGCLSRYGNIELNPAAGILNYGQGLIEGMKAYRGENGRVLLFRPELNAMRMKKGAERMCMHSPSVQQFIEGVKQTVLANRRWVPPPGKGSLYLRPLLFGSGASLGLSAASEFTFLVFGSPVQNYFKEGTSALDLYVEEVIPRAYIGGSGGVKAISNYGPVLEVMRRAKARGFSDVLYLDAETKKNIEEVSASNIFLVKGNTIVTPATNGTILGGITRKSVIEIAIDLGYKVEERVVPVEELKEAEEVFCTGTATGVVSVGSITYQNTRTEYKVGDGLVTQQLRSILVGIQTGSIQDTKNWVLEID
- the LOC103871784 gene encoding ergosterol biosynthetic protein 28 isoform X1, with the protein product MKALGYWLMVVGSLRLASVWFGFFNIWALRLAVFSQTTMSEVHGRTFGVWTLLTCTLCFLCAFNPENKPLYLATFLSFIYALGHFLTEYLFYHTMTVANLSTVAFFAGTSIVWMLWEWNSLEQPHSKLS